The Quatrionicoccus australiensis nucleotide sequence TGAAGTAGGGCGACAGGTAGCCGCGATCGAACTGCATGCCTTCGACGACGTCGAGTTCGTTGGCCAGGGACTTGCCGTCTTCAACGGTGATGACGCCTTCCTTGCCGACCTTTTCCATGGCATTGGCGATGATTTCGCCGATGTCAGCATCGGAGTTGGCGGAAATGGAACCGACCTGGGCGATTTCCTTGGTCGTCGTGCAGGGCTTGGAGAAAGCCTGCAGTTCGGCGATGGTGGCGACCACAGCCTTGTCGATACCGCGCTTCAGGTCCATCGGGTTCATGCCGGCGGCAACGTACTTCATGCCTTCGCGGACGATGGCCTGGGCCAGAACGGTGGCGGTCGTGGTGCCGTCACCGGCGATGTCGGAGGTCTTGGAAGCAACTTCCTTGACCATCTGGGCGCCCATGTTGGCGAACTTGTCCTTCAGTTCGATTTCCTTGGCGACGGAAACGCCGTCCTTGGTGACGGTCGGGCCGCCGAAGGAACGCTCGAGCACAACGTTGCGACCCTTCGGGCCGAGGGTAACCTTGACTGCATCAGCCAGGATGTTGATGCCTTCGACCATGCGGGCACGGGCGGAATCACCGAATTTGACTTCTTTAGCTGCCATTTATAGCTCCTGAATTTTGATCTGTTTTTCCGGTTGACCGCTGGCCAACCGAAGTTTTGCCGGGGTGCAGGAATTACTTCTGCAGAACGCCCATGATGTCTTCTTCACGCATGACCAGGACTTCCTGGCCATCGACCTTGACGGACTGGCCGGCGTACTTGCCGAACAGAACGCGGTCACCCACCTTGACGTCCAGGGCGATCTGCTTGCCGTTGTCGTCGCGCTTGCCCGGGCCAACGGCCAGGATTTCGCCCTGATCCGGCTTTTCGCCAGCGGAATCAGGAATGACGATGCCGGAAGCGGTGGTGCGTTCGGCTTCAACGCGCTTGACGATCACACGGTCGTGCAAAGGACGGATATTCATAAGGCTAACTCCTCGTGGTTCACAGAGATGAAATTGGCCGGCACACCTAAAGGCGCCCGGGAACGGAGCGGGCTATTGTTAGCACTCGCAACCGGTGAGTGCTAAATAATAAGGTCGCCCCCCGGGGATTTCAAGAGGCGACGACAAAATAGAGACTCACAGCCACCGTCTGACGAATCGGCACACCTTGATTCGCTATGGCGACAACACGCTTCGGGAAACTTTTTCCACTATTAGCACTCACAGGCAGCGAGTGCTAGAATGTATTTGCAACCCTTGCAGGAGAAAACCACGCTATGACCCACGCCTTGGCGCTTCCCATCCCGTCAGCAGTCGGTAACATCG carries:
- a CDS encoding co-chaperone GroES, with the protein product MNIRPLHDRVIVKRVEAERTTASGIVIPDSAGEKPDQGEILAVGPGKRDDNGKQIALDVKVGDRVLFGKYAGQSVKVDGQEVLVMREEDIMGVLQK